The Vigna unguiculata cultivar IT97K-499-35 unplaced genomic scaffold, ASM411807v1 contig_674, whole genome shotgun sequence genome has a segment encoding these proteins:
- the LOC114172671 gene encoding BRASSINOSTEROID INSENSITIVE 1-associated receptor kinase 1-like has translation MIDPTGALDNWNPNILTPCTWFHIICNDEKSVTHLYLGNANLSGQLVPELGQLPNLEYLELYNNNITGEIPNVLGNLTNLLSLDLYSNNITGQIPEELANLKKLESLRLNKNSLSGKIPMGLTTIDTLIVLDLSSNNLTGNFPANGSFSSFTPISFSDNRFLVQAIPISPPPTQKQNPSGQNNEKIEASKCCSLHGSSNSDLQIFQLLLNFFPVMQMSLSLLWVQEDHLVVATFRVLMMFFRMKLF, from the exons ATGATAGATCCTACTGGTGCTCTTGATAATTGGAATCCTAATATTTTAACTCCTTGCACATGGTTTCATATTATTTGCAACGATGAAAAAAGCGTCACCCATTT GTATCTTGGAAATGCAAACCTTTCGGGTCAACTTGTTCCAGAGCTTGGCCAGCTCCCAAATTTGGAATATCT GGAACTTTATAACAATAACATAACTGGGGAGATCCCAAATGTGCTTGGAAATTTGACAAACTTGCTGAGTTTGGATCTTTACTCGAACAACATTACTGGTCAAATTCCAGAAGAATTAGCCAATCTTAAAAAACTAGAATCCCT GCGCCTCAACAAAAATAGCTTGTCAGGAAAGATTCCTATGGGTTTGACCACCATTGATACACTGATAGTTCT TGACTTATCGTCCAACAACTTAACAGGGAATTTCCCAGCCAATGGTTCATTTTCAAGTTTTACTCCCATCAG TTTTAGCGATAATCGTTTCTTGGTGCAAGCCATTCCGATTTCACCACCCCCTACACAGAAACAAAATCCTTCag gtcaaaataatgaaaagattGAGGCATCCAAATGTTGTTCTCTTCATGGGAGCAGTAACTCAGACCTCCAAATCTTTCAATTGTTACTGAATTTCTTCCCAG TGATGCAAATGAGCCTGAGTCTTCTATGGGTACAAGAGGATCATCTGGTGGTAGCAACATTTAGggtgttgatgatgttttttaggatgaaactattttag